Proteins encoded together in one Anaerococcus murdochii window:
- a CDS encoding response regulator transcription factor: MFKIFVVDDSQIISEKLKNELEKWGFEVALVCDFEKVFDAFKSEKPDLVVMDIGLPFYDGYFWTRKIRNISNVPIIFLSSKEDTMNKIMAMEMGADDFVSKPFEMDLLLAKIKALLRRAYDYKENLSRLEVRGLILDLKSMSISFGEKSLELSKNEFKILETLMVNKGNVVSRDKLMTSLWSTDIYIDDNTLTVNISRLRKSLAGLGVDDFIKTKQGYGYYVEA; the protein is encoded by the coding sequence ATGTTTAAGATATTTGTGGTGGACGATAGCCAGATAATTTCAGAAAAATTAAAAAATGAACTTGAGAAGTGGGGCTTTGAAGTCGCCCTTGTGTGTGATTTTGAGAAGGTTTTTGATGCTTTTAAATCAGAAAAACCAGACCTTGTTGTCATGGATATTGGCCTTCCTTTTTATGATGGGTATTTTTGGACTAGGAAGATTCGCAACATCTCAAATGTTCCAATAATATTTTTATCTTCCAAGGAAGATACTATGAATAAAATCATGGCTATGGAAATGGGAGCAGATGATTTCGTGAGTAAACCTTTTGAAATGGATCTTTTGCTTGCAAAAATCAAGGCACTTTTAAGGAGGGCTTATGATTATAAGGAAAATCTATCAAGACTTGAAGTTAGAGGACTAATTCTTGATTTAAAGTCAATGTCAATTAGTTTTGGCGAAAAAAGTCTTGAACTTTCTAAAAATGAATTTAAAATTTTGGAAACTCTTATGGTAAATAAGGGAAATGTTGTCTCTAGAGATAAGCTAATGACAAGTTTGTGGTCCACAGATATTTACATCGACGATAATACCCTAACAGTCAATATTTCTAGGCTAAGAAAGTCTTTGGCAGGTCTTGGGGTAGATGATTTTATAAAAACCAAGCAGGGATATGGTTATTATGTTGAAGCTTAA